The Apostichopus japonicus isolate 1M-3 chromosome 20, ASM3797524v1, whole genome shotgun sequence genome contains a region encoding:
- the LOC139961363 gene encoding uncharacterized protein has product MTGQSAAVPCTSKQCIWNVYKGMPVATVLEGKKSLAWNGQDQVISRKLKRQNPVMHHSICFYPVRSSKTKPPVQGLVDALFPSCQSSSVFRFLETRQAPQYSPAEDFIITVEEDIPTTAPPLWMPELACSCNTVEEFRTILPHYASEEADAIEQVTRGQSESKDWFEQRSGRVTASNMRAVMTRNRTLKDEGSSSRKDLVPLIKRLMGNEALDSNLCGLFIIPDEVFLGASPDGLMQCVCSGQGILEIKCGRTTEEPGAQSCAF; this is encoded by the exons ATGACGGGTCAATCTGCAGCTGTTCCTTGCACATCGAAACAGTGCATTTGGAATGTATACAAAGGAATGCCGGTGGCCACTGTCCTTGAGGGAAAGAAATCCCTGGCTTGGAATGGACAAGACCAAGTTATTTCAAGAAAG CTGAAAAGACAAAACCCAGTAATGCATCATAGCATCTGTTTTTATCCGGTGCGCTCTTCCAAAACCAAACCTCCAGTTCAGGGCTTGGTTGATGCGCTTTTTCCAAGCTGCCAAAGTTCTTCGGTTTTCAGGTTCTTGGAAACGCGTCAGGCACCACAGTACTCTCCAGCTGAAGATTTTATCATAACAGTTGAAGAAGATATTCCAACAACTGCACCTCCACTGTGGATGCCTGAACTTGCCTGTAGTTGTAATACGGTAGAGGAATTTAGGACGATTCTGCCACACTATGCATCAGAGGAGGCGGATGCAATTGAACAGGTTACGCGTGGACAGTCAGAGAGCAAAGACTGGTTTGAACAACGTTCAGGGAGGGTAACAGCATCCAACATGAGGGCTGTCATGACGAGGAATCGAACACTTAAAGATGAGGGCTCATCATCACGCAAGGATCTGGTTCCCTTGATCAAGCGTTTAATGGGCAATGAAGCCCTTGACTCTAATTT ATGTGGGTTGTTTATCATTCCAGACGAAGTTTTCTTGGGCGCATCACCAGATGGGTTGATGCAGTGTGTGTGCAGTGGGCAAGGAATTTTGGAAATAAAATGCGGCAGGACCACAGAGGAACCAGGAGCACAAAGCTGTGCCTtttaa